One genomic region from Thermoplasmatales archaeon encodes:
- a CDS encoding glycosyltransferase family 39 protein → MYTYSDNERTENLSIWVQKHVEYIVVGILMVFYLFVSNYFAWGPTFVTGGGIAVLPTSGGSDPYYNWMNIVYFITYHHWIVFDPRMNYPIGTINPRNPFFHMLVIVVAETFGPIFHVGVETVAFYAFEELDAAFGAIMIIPVYLIGKEIFGRRGGLIGAFLFAIMSVNLSAGVLSDGRMHTPELLFALFVIYFYIKAMKATKPTYLLDKIGNARSLGSNLVNFYRNNRVAVVYVMLAGASLGGLMLSWQGYAYIEAIVLIYVAVQILTNLIVKKPSGYLTFYTIIFIAIGFAMGAYYYQILGEGPQWYNTELLLGVIIIGFAVLMNLISRRPWILIIPALILAAGLAIVGLAHFYPSLLVKVLGGYGYFIKSRVYTTIAEASGVTISTLGSYISGYGGAEFILGLSGLGYVIYKFLKTRSELMLFFAIFSIVSIFMSFESFKFNIDVAPVYAILTAGLLVYFIGIVRLQDLKKRRVSSEMSPAKSIRGNIKGLQVAFVVLVVIALVVPSGLSTVSSGIPTNNAGHVNSELASALPSFFGLNASTIAFAGASGLSIVNKTDPQVQSFLWLAGQNKNVPFDKRPAYLSWWDYGFQEMYQGQHPTVADDFQQGYEVAGQVLLAQNQSQILSLYIARVIQGNYVNNSNSFSSNVKNTLIQYLGNAEYKNVLGVSQNPGSYTSIVLSDPSLYGNFIPQISSANVYFAYLNGQLSSKYSLQSLNDLYQQLISETGYNIEYNQITVGSSGLFPISASDPGIFYAPAFLTDYQSYDYQGEVVPYPFYNIIATTSNGTFPLNQTPKDATITGTNISYTQSFYNSSIYRFTIGYPPSVVGLTSGIPGVSTGNSSYPVMPAWNMSNFEIVYSSSYYNPYKDYQNHLSAGKYIPLEQAYKLYKENNGTVVLFPPAVDLVSVNNEWDPIVSYYPGAIVQGKVVSGDGRPAPGVYVTLFDQYGIPHEVVKTNASGEYKLNAVPGNDTLLFSTGKYNTLELSGSSTIASYSLNVSNSQAERTNSSINVTTGLPGYYIIKNLTLPEDSVRGTIGLTYSSSNSNSAAIPFNSGTLIFKNSTYNNSFNITVSNGYFEKLNVPPETYNISLVSAGDYYHNIGNVSVVANSTTTKNITVILDRILAKISIGSIGISGIPLNITTTNGLIVKQVVSDSNGTATAWVTPGNYSVFAGNSSIMSMVGQVSFSTWGKNYTSDYSLSPAVRVVIIPGHAISGNANVELLKNGKMSANVTAEKSSNGSFVANVPIGVYTIYATNHAANGNYSYLKTIDIRANSSFNLAGKWQKSSFVNLSSHSPGVSTAYVGDYEIMNSSAMISFPFTSTIPLTVQIPIGMYSFSVLASTSNGTVYGNVINSVGPFVKISITAVKSNYVNVTAINSMSSRNYTATPSGLVVLYSSSGLPVSFGNLSSGAFSLLYPGISLNGMYVRYLSSSFHSQEINVKSRSVSFGASPIVTSGSLHFIDPEVSPNGTKVALYNSGANFSATIQNNNITFDLINSGIPVGVYYIAVEGIKSGFLADNPVIGVNEGRSPLSNHTLSNFGSVKANGSTTTNIYYLNGTEVSSPEQLIFGQYYVYAYSSTEGVNISLVNVNGFISFSPKYNPYAQLNLSNTLGNNQGTYLLVGNGFGISLSSGSTPVPLGYYSVVYHGRMANSSGSYSLAGTIQVYVTKNTFVSVPVLAKPMLTTVKGVLSFNGVASSLSTIVFYSANYTKVANTNIAGEYSVSLATSNYTVYVQDNSLDSAFLQNLAISPFTSSLSYNISMQPAYKVKVYVTLGTSTINNNVTLSTNLGSNYMFNSSRVSLLLPYGTYTFETSFSSSMVAANNSSISVAYSASSTTLINSPSSVFLNMQIIPKTDFKLTPEQHKPNITPKVPFSYKFSIQNTGNVAEFIKLSSGATGWTATFNTSTMNLEPGQIANVTGNFSDVGNVAYGNNSVPISVTYSNSTKSYTLPVFVNEFLSYSVHKSPESMVGGKLDIPVVLNNTGNAKITLNFRIIDPTYITNRSWTPLLEINNVTSNSTTVNYDSSTVLNVLLKPSNNSSPIYNFNFNIEIYNKTVGYQNQTLSVVHLGSIQVGSHVTGNKIISNYTGNPYEALYTGLIVIAVAVVAGFVVTILRGRKR, encoded by the coding sequence ATGTATACATATAGTGATAACGAAAGGACGGAGAATTTATCAATCTGGGTCCAGAAGCATGTTGAATACATAGTAGTTGGAATTCTTATGGTATTCTACCTATTTGTGTCCAATTATTTTGCATGGGGCCCTACGTTTGTAACAGGTGGTGGGATCGCTGTTCTGCCCACATCAGGTGGAAGTGATCCATATTACAACTGGATGAACATTGTTTACTTTATTACATATCATCACTGGATAGTATTCGATCCGAGGATGAACTACCCTATCGGAACCATAAACCCTAGGAATCCTTTCTTTCACATGCTTGTTATAGTTGTAGCTGAGACCTTTGGCCCGATATTCCATGTCGGTGTAGAAACAGTGGCATTCTATGCATTTGAGGAACTTGACGCAGCCTTCGGCGCAATAATGATAATTCCTGTTTACCTAATTGGAAAGGAAATTTTTGGCAGGCGTGGGGGCCTTATCGGGGCTTTCCTCTTCGCAATCATGTCAGTGAATCTCTCCGCTGGTGTTCTCTCTGACGGAAGGATGCACACTCCAGAACTACTCTTTGCGTTATTCGTAATATATTTCTACATAAAGGCCATGAAGGCTACGAAACCAACTTATTTGCTTGATAAGATAGGTAATGCTCGTTCATTAGGATCAAATCTAGTTAACTTTTATCGAAACAATCGAGTAGCTGTTGTTTATGTAATGCTCGCTGGAGCTTCTCTGGGTGGCTTAATGCTTTCATGGCAGGGCTATGCCTACATCGAAGCGATAGTATTGATATATGTCGCTGTTCAGATTCTTACCAACTTGATAGTTAAGAAACCAAGCGGTTATCTCACATTCTATACCATAATTTTCATAGCGATAGGTTTCGCAATGGGCGCCTATTATTACCAAATATTAGGTGAAGGACCACAATGGTACAACACAGAGTTGCTTCTTGGCGTGATTATCATAGGCTTTGCTGTTCTAATGAATCTTATCAGCCGCAGGCCATGGATATTAATAATCCCCGCACTTATCCTCGCTGCCGGACTTGCCATTGTTGGTCTTGCGCACTTTTACCCGTCACTTCTGGTGAAAGTATTAGGTGGTTATGGTTACTTTATAAAAAGCAGGGTATATACAACCATAGCTGAGGCTTCAGGGGTAACAATATCAACCCTTGGTTCCTACATAAGTGGTTATGGTGGGGCGGAGTTTATCTTAGGTCTATCTGGTTTAGGTTATGTGATCTATAAATTCCTAAAGACACGTTCAGAACTCATGCTCTTCTTTGCAATTTTTTCCATAGTTTCAATTTTCATGAGTTTTGAATCTTTCAAGTTTAATATAGATGTCGCCCCTGTGTATGCAATATTAACTGCTGGACTTCTCGTTTATTTCATTGGAATAGTGAGGTTGCAGGATCTAAAGAAAAGACGCGTTAGTTCAGAGATGTCGCCAGCTAAAAGTATAAGAGGGAATATAAAGGGCTTGCAGGTTGCCTTTGTTGTGCTTGTCGTTATTGCTCTTGTTGTTCCTTCTGGATTATCTACTGTGTCATCTGGTATTCCCACAAATAACGCTGGTCATGTAAATAGTGAACTTGCATCTGCGCTGCCTTCATTCTTTGGGTTGAACGCAAGCACGATTGCATTTGCTGGAGCTTCCGGTCTATCGATAGTAAATAAGACAGATCCACAGGTTCAATCATTCTTATGGCTTGCCGGTCAGAACAAGAACGTGCCATTTGATAAACGACCTGCGTACCTTTCCTGGTGGGACTACGGATTTCAGGAAATGTATCAGGGGCAACATCCCACCGTGGCGGACGATTTCCAGCAGGGGTATGAAGTCGCTGGGCAGGTACTTCTAGCGCAGAATCAGAGCCAGATATTGTCTTTATATATTGCGCGTGTCATACAGGGAAATTATGTAAACAACAGTAATAGTTTTAGCAGCAATGTCAAAAACACGCTCATTCAGTACCTTGGAAACGCAGAGTACAAAAATGTACTTGGAGTATCACAAAATCCAGGTAGTTACACATCAATAGTATTGTCTGATCCATCACTGTACGGTAATTTTATTCCCCAGATTTCGAGCGCCAACGTTTATTTTGCCTATCTTAATGGTCAATTATCATCAAAATATTCGCTTCAATCGCTGAATGATCTATATCAACAGCTTATCTCTGAGACCGGTTATAACATAGAGTATAATCAGATAACAGTCGGATCGTCTGGGCTCTTTCCGATCTCTGCTAGTGATCCAGGTATATTTTATGCACCTGCTTTTCTAACCGATTATCAGTCATATGACTACCAGGGTGAAGTAGTTCCATATCCATTTTATAACATTATAGCCACCACTTCTAACGGAACGTTTCCACTGAATCAAACTCCGAAGGACGCCACAATTACTGGAACTAATATTTCCTATACCCAGAGTTTTTACAACTCAAGCATATATCGATTTACCATAGGTTATCCACCTTCGGTGGTCGGTTTAACAAGCGGAATACCTGGAGTCAGCACTGGTAATTCGAGTTATCCGGTTATGCCTGCGTGGAATATGAGTAACTTCGAAATTGTCTATTCTTCCAGTTATTACAATCCGTACAAAGATTACCAGAATCATCTTTCCGCTGGAAAATACATACCACTTGAACAAGCGTACAAATTGTACAAGGAAAATAATGGAACAGTTGTCTTATTTCCTCCGGCTGTTGACCTCGTTAGTGTCAATAATGAATGGGATCCGATAGTTTCATATTACCCTGGAGCCATTGTTCAGGGTAAAGTTGTCTCTGGAGACGGGAGACCTGCACCAGGCGTATATGTTACGCTCTTCGACCAATATGGTATTCCGCACGAAGTCGTGAAGACAAATGCATCTGGAGAGTACAAGTTGAATGCTGTTCCTGGAAACGATACGCTTCTATTTTCCACCGGGAAATACAACACTTTGGAGCTTTCCGGGAGCTCAACGATAGCTTCTTACAGTCTGAATGTGAGCAATTCACAGGCTGAACGGACAAACAGCTCTATAAACGTTACAACCGGACTCCCTGGCTACTATATTATCAAGAATCTTACCTTACCCGAAGATTCAGTACGCGGTACTATTGGCCTAACTTACTCTTCATCTAACTCAAATTCGGCTGCCATACCCTTTAACAGCGGGACACTAATATTCAAGAACAGCACATACAACAACAGTTTTAACATAACCGTTTCTAATGGGTATTTTGAGAAATTGAATGTACCCCCTGAAACCTACAACATTTCTCTCGTTTCTGCAGGAGATTACTACCATAATATTGGAAACGTGAGCGTGGTGGCAAATTCTACTACAACCAAAAATATTACCGTGATTCTTGATCGTATATTAGCCAAAATCTCTATTGGTTCAATTGGGATCTCCGGTATTCCTCTAAATATCACAACGACAAACGGCTTAATTGTAAAGCAGGTAGTTTCAGATTCCAATGGCACAGCTACTGCCTGGGTCACCCCAGGTAATTATTCTGTTTTCGCTGGGAACTCGTCGATAATGTCAATGGTAGGGCAAGTGTCATTTTCGACATGGGGTAAAAACTATACCTCAGATTATTCTCTTTCTCCAGCAGTGCGTGTTGTTATTATTCCTGGTCATGCCATTTCAGGAAATGCTAACGTAGAGCTTCTCAAGAACGGAAAAATGTCCGCTAACGTAACTGCTGAGAAGAGCAGCAATGGATCCTTCGTGGCAAATGTACCGATTGGTGTATACACCATATATGCTACGAATCACGCTGCGAATGGTAATTATTCATACCTGAAGACTATTGATATTAGAGCGAATTCCTCCTTCAATTTGGCAGGGAAATGGCAGAAGTCAAGCTTTGTAAATCTTTCCTCGCATAGTCCAGGGGTATCCACAGCCTATGTTGGTGATTACGAGATAATGAATTCTTCAGCTATGATCTCGTTTCCTTTCACATCCACTATTCCGCTCACTGTTCAGATACCAATAGGAATGTACAGTTTTTCAGTACTTGCTTCTACTTCGAATGGAACGGTGTACGGTAATGTTATTAACTCCGTCGGGCCATTCGTGAAAATAAGTATAACTGCTGTAAAATCTAATTACGTCAATGTAACAGCTATAAACTCAATGTCGTCTAGAAACTATACGGCCACTCCTTCTGGTCTTGTTGTTCTTTATTCTTCTTCTGGTTTACCTGTATCATTTGGAAATCTTTCCTCTGGCGCGTTCTCATTGTTGTATCCCGGTATTTCCCTAAACGGCATGTACGTCCGTTATCTTAGTTCCAGCTTCCATTCGCAAGAGATCAACGTGAAAAGCCGCTCAGTTTCATTCGGAGCAAGCCCTATTGTAACTTCTGGTTCTTTGCATTTCATCGATCCAGAAGTGAGTCCAAACGGTACCAAGGTTGCATTATATAATTCCGGGGCTAACTTCTCTGCAACGATCCAAAATAATAATATTACATTCGATCTTATTAATTCTGGAATTCCAGTAGGCGTATACTATATTGCAGTTGAAGGAATAAAGTCCGGTTTCTTGGCAGATAACCCTGTTATCGGAGTCAATGAAGGAAGATCGCCTCTCTCCAACCATACATTATCGAATTTCGGGTCCGTTAAAGCAAACGGATCGACGACCACGAACATCTATTATCTTAATGGCACAGAAGTGAGTTCGCCTGAACAGCTGATCTTCGGGCAATATTACGTTTATGCATATTCCTCGACTGAAGGTGTAAACATCTCTCTGGTCAATGTTAATGGTTTCATATCATTCTCCCCAAAATATAATCCCTATGCACAGTTAAATCTAAGTAACACTCTCGGAAATAATCAGGGAACGTATCTTCTCGTTGGTAACGGATTTGGCATATCTCTTTCTTCTGGATCTACTCCTGTACCTTTAGGGTATTATTCAGTAGTGTATCATGGAAGAATGGCAAATTCATCTGGATCCTATTCGCTAGCTGGCACAATCCAAGTTTATGTGACTAAGAACACATTTGTATCTGTTCCGGTCTTAGCTAAGCCAATGCTCACAACAGTAAAAGGTGTATTGTCATTCAACGGAGTAGCATCTAGCTTAAGCACTATAGTGTTTTATTCGGCAAATTACACCAAGGTGGCAAATACCAATATTGCAGGTGAGTATTCTGTTTCGTTGGCTACTTCAAACTACACGGTGTACGTTCAGGACAACAGTCTAGATTCTGCATTTTTACAGAACCTAGCGATATCTCCTTTTACCAGCAGTCTAAGTTATAACATTAGTATGCAACCTGCTTACAAGGTCAAGGTTTATGTGACCTTGGGGACATCCACAATTAATAATAATGTAACACTATCAACCAATCTGGGCAGTAACTATATGTTCAATAGTTCACGTGTATCGCTTCTGCTCCCGTATGGGACATACACTTTTGAAACATCCTTCTCCAGTTCCATGGTTGCTGCTAACAATTCGTCCATATCTGTCGCTTACAGTGCGTCGTCAACAACTCTTATTAATTCACCAAGTTCTGTTTTCTTGAACATGCAAATAATACCAAAGACGGACTTTAAGTTAACACCAGAGCAACATAAGCCTAATATCACACCGAAGGTACCATTTAGTTATAAATTTTCGATTCAAAATACAGGCAATGTTGCAGAGTTCATTAAACTGAGCTCAGGGGCGACAGGCTGGACAGCTACTTTTAACACATCTACAATGAATCTCGAACCCGGCCAAATTGCAAACGTGACTGGTAATTTCAGCGATGTGGGAAATGTCGCTTATGGCAACAATTCCGTACCCATCAGCGTAACTTATTCTAACTCAACCAAATCATATACCCTCCCTGTATTCGTTAATGAATTCCTATCCTATTCCGTTCATAAGTCCCCTGAATCTATGGTTGGGGGAAAATTAGACATTCCCGTGGTTCTGAATAATACTGGGAATGCTAAAATTACTTTAAATTTCAGGATCATTGATCCAACATACATTACGAACAGATCATGGACTCCATTATTGGAGATCAACAATGTAACATCAAATTCCACAACGGTTAATTATGATTCCAGTACGGTTCTAAATGTTCTGTTGAAGCCTTCGAATAATAGTTCTCCCATCTATAATTTTAATTTCAATATTGAAATTTACAATAAAACCGTCGGGTATCAGAATCAGACCTTGAGTGTGGTACATCTGGGGTCGATCCAGGTGGGTTCACATGTCACCGGGAATAAGATCATATCTAATTATACTGGAAATCCCTACGAGGCACTTTACACAGGGCTAATTGTTATAGCTGTTGCAGTTGTTGCCGGGTTCGTTGTTACAATCTTAAGAGGTAGGAAGAGATGA